The segment CGGGGCATAGCTCGGCGGCAGCTGAACGACGGTGTCGCCGGGACGTGCGCGGTCGATCACTTCGAAGAGGAACGGATACGCCGGCATCACGCTTGACGGCGAGACCGCGCGCGGCTGGTAAAGATGCGCGAGCTGCCACGCGGCGCTTGGCTGGCGTGCGCCGATGTTGAACAGGTCGGGGCCCGTGCGCGCCACGCCGAGCAGATGCGGATAGTCGTACGCGTAGTCGGCCGGCACCGATGGGCGCCCCCATCCGCGCAGTGCGTCGGGGCCGAGCGAGGCGGCGCGCGGCTGCTGCGAGTGGCAATAGACGCAGCCCATGTTCACGTAGGTGGCGCGCCCGCGCAATTGCGCGACCGTGTAAGGCTTGAGTGCCTCCGGAGGCGCCTCGTCGCGCAGTTGCCGGTACGGAAGCGCCACCAGCACGAGCGTTGCCATTGCGAGCATGATCAACGAGCCGACCGCGATCGTCAGAATGCGGTTCATGTCAGGCTCCCATGGAGAGTGCATTGCTCGGTAGCGAGGAGCCCGAGCGCGTCGTTTGCCGGCCGAACACCATGGCGAAGAAGTGATAGGCGAAGACGAAATGGCCGCCCGTCATCAGTGCGCCGCCGAGCGTGCGCGCCTGCAGATATGGCGTGAGTACGCGGACCGAATCCATGAAGGGACGGGCCGGATCGAGCAGCGCGATACCCTGCAGGATGCCGCCGATCGTCAGCGACACGAAGTAGATGGCGAAGCCGGTCGCGGCGAGCCAGAAATGCAGGCGGATAAGCGCGGGGTACGGCCACTCTCGATCGAGTACGCGCGGCATCGCGAAGTAGATCGAGCCGAACATGATCATCGAGAAAAAGCCATAGAGGCCCAGATGCGCGTGTGCGACCTTGTACTGCGTGAAATGGACGAGGCGGTTGAAGAAGGGCAGTGCCTCGAGCGAGCCCTGCAGCGAGACGAGCGTGTAGAGCACGGCGCCCAGCACGACGAAACGCAGCGTAGGGGAATGCTTCAACGCCGCGAAGTGCCCGACGACGGTCATGTGGTGGTTCACGCCGACGGCCAGCACCGGCACGATCATCATCACGCTTTGCACGACCGAGACGCTTTGCAGCCATTGCGGCACGGGCCCGCCGAGCAGGTGATGAATGCCGGCTTGGCTGTAGAACATGGCGAGGGCCCAGAAGCCGACGAGCGAGAGGTGATACGAATAGATCGGGCGCCCGAGCACCTTGGCAATGAAGTAGTAGGCGGCGGCGAGCCCGATCGGCGTGAGCCAGAGGCCGAGTACGTTGTGCGCGAACCACCAGTTGACGATGGCCTGCTCGACGCCGAAATGCACGTAGGGCACTTTGGCGACGATATAGAGGATCGGAAACCAGAGCAGCGCGGCGGCGAGGTACCAGACGGAAACATACAGATGGTGGGTCGTGCGCCGCGCGATCGTCATGAGGAGCGGCACGGCCGTGAAGGCACCGCCCGCCGCGAGGAAGATACCGATCTGCCAGGGAATTTCGAGCCATTGCAGGCCGTCGGTCCAGCCCGAGAGAATGGCGGCGATGCCGGCAGCCACGCCTGCGTTCCAGAGCCACGCGCCGATTACGGCATAGCGCTGGCCGGCGAGCGGCGCTTTGAGCAGCCGCGGCAGCATCCACAGCGCGATGCCAATGCCCGCCATCGAGGCCCATCCATAGATGACCATGTTCAGATGAGCGGTACGCACGCGGCCGAACGTGAGCCACGCCGACTGCGTGAGAAAGTCGGGCGACGTCAGCTTCTGCGAGGCGACGAGACCGGCGATGGAGCCCAATATCAGCCACACCACCGATGAGCTGAGAAACGCGAAGGCCGGGCCGCGGCTCGACTCGTCCTGCTGGGCACGCGCAGCCAGTTCGGTAGCCAGCACCTTCGACGCTCCGCCGTCATCCGCGACCGAGTACGCTTGCTCACGAGCATCGGCGCCTCGGCTCGCGGAATCGACCGAATGTTGAAGCGCGGCGCGATGCGAACGAGGAAGCGAGGGATCGTCGGTTTGGCCAAGTTCGCCTTCGGCAAAGATCACTTCGGCCGCATCGGGTCCTGCGCGCATCAGGCCGTTCATCTGCGCCCAAAGGA is part of the Trinickia caryophylli genome and harbors:
- a CDS encoding cbb3-type cytochrome c oxidase subunit II; the protein is MNRILTIAVGSLIMLAMATLVLVALPYRQLRDEAPPEALKPYTVAQLRGRATYVNMGCVYCHSQQPRAASLGPDALRGWGRPSVPADYAYDYPHLLGVARTGPDLFNIGARQPSAAWQLAHLYQPRAVSPSSVMPAYPFLFEVIDRARPGDTVVQLPPSYAPANGKQVVASQDALDLVTYLSALNHTYPAPADSSGAMK
- a CDS encoding cbb3-type cytochrome c oxidase subunit I, producing MNFTIGTLLALSFLISVLGLFMFLWAQMNGLMRAGPDAAEVIFAEGELGQTDDPSLPRSHRAALQHSVDSASRGADAREQAYSVADDGGASKVLATELAARAQQDESSRGPAFAFLSSSVVWLILGSIAGLVASQKLTSPDFLTQSAWLTFGRVRTAHLNMVIYGWASMAGIGIALWMLPRLLKAPLAGQRYAVIGAWLWNAGVAAGIAAILSGWTDGLQWLEIPWQIGIFLAAGGAFTAVPLLMTIARRTTHHLYVSVWYLAAALLWFPILYIVAKVPYVHFGVEQAIVNWWFAHNVLGLWLTPIGLAAAYYFIAKVLGRPIYSYHLSLVGFWALAMFYSQAGIHHLLGGPVPQWLQSVSVVQSVMMIVPVLAVGVNHHMTVVGHFAALKHSPTLRFVVLGAVLYTLVSLQGSLEALPFFNRLVHFTQYKVAHAHLGLYGFFSMIMFGSIYFAMPRVLDREWPYPALIRLHFWLAATGFAIYFVSLTIGGILQGIALLDPARPFMDSVRVLTPYLQARTLGGALMTGGHFVFAYHFFAMVFGRQTTRSGSSLPSNALSMGA